In bacterium, a single genomic region encodes these proteins:
- the fdnG gene encoding formate dehydrogenase-N subunit alpha: protein MDINRRDFLKVSGSLTASLVLESLGFGKLALGAVEAKNRQLKYGREIPSICPYCAVGCGLLIHVREGKVMYVEGDPKHPINQGALCSKGAALVQISGENRQRLTVPLYRAPKGREWKEVSWDWALDRIAQNIYYSRERTFVQHNDQGQLVNRTEGIASIGSAALNNEECYAYQKFLRALGIVFMEHQARLCYSSTLAALTESFGWGAMTNHWIDLKNADVILIMGSNPAENHPISFKWIMEAKQHGAKVIHVDPRFTRTSAKANIYAPIRSGTDLAFLGGMINYIIENRLYCEKSVRLHTNASFLVNPQIQLPDDLDGLFSGYDPKTRSYDKSTWTFQRDASGRVKRDLTLQDPYCVFTLLRKHFYRYTIDLVSRITGTPRELLQKIYQTFTATRGSQRSGTILSALGWAQHTVGTQNIRAMAIIQLLLGNIGVAGGGINTLRGESNAQGATDHSLLYELLPGYLKIPSAGQATLKDYLEAHTPKSSDPHSANELRNYPRYAVSLLKAFFGDAARADNDFGYHWLPKIEPDQNYSWLMLFDAIYAGRISGFLAWGQNPACSGANATRVRKSLASLDWLVSVNLFDNETASFWRGTGIDPLEINTEVFLLPAAISFEKEGSITNSGRWMQWCTQVVNPPGQARADGEIMTELVRRVKEIYRRKGGRNVEAILNLSWDFSSRMPDGTVRLFDPHRVAREINGSFREDVQINGQPFSQGRLVSHQSNLQADGTTSCGNWLYCGSYTEEGNMASRRDASDPGGLGLYPSWAWSWPNNCRILHNRASVNDRGLPRKRGKVAIRWDGRTWVGDVPDGNWPPVGSTEQAPDYRFAFALLPEGLAQIFGPGMADGPFPEHYEPLECPIEKNLLSSQRLNPTIKLLSEKGIRGGEMRFMTCDPKFPIVCTTYRISEHWQTGIMTRRQPWLMELQPCIFIEMCRELAEDKGIRNGDVCLVKSARGNLEAVALVTDRLQPLLVNEQKIYQVGLPWHFGWLGPQGGGDSANILTPSIGDANTMIPETKAFLVNIVKKEDSGGEEK from the coding sequence ATGGATATCAACCGACGAGATTTTTTGAAGGTATCAGGGAGCTTAACTGCCAGCCTGGTTTTGGAGAGTCTGGGATTTGGCAAGCTGGCCCTCGGAGCCGTGGAGGCCAAAAACCGGCAATTGAAGTATGGCCGTGAGATCCCTTCCATTTGCCCGTACTGCGCGGTCGGATGTGGTCTTTTGATTCATGTCCGGGAGGGGAAGGTGATGTACGTGGAGGGCGACCCCAAGCACCCGATCAACCAGGGTGCTCTGTGCAGCAAAGGAGCCGCCCTGGTTCAGATTTCGGGCGAGAACCGGCAGCGGCTGACTGTGCCTCTCTACCGGGCACCCAAAGGCAGGGAGTGGAAGGAGGTTTCCTGGGACTGGGCTTTGGACAGAATTGCCCAAAATATCTATTACTCTCGGGAGCGAACCTTTGTCCAGCACAATGATCAGGGCCAACTGGTCAACCGGACCGAAGGGATCGCTTCCATCGGCAGCGCTGCACTGAACAATGAAGAGTGTTACGCTTATCAGAAATTTCTCCGCGCCCTGGGAATAGTCTTCATGGAGCACCAGGCCCGGCTCTGCTACTCTTCCACCCTGGCTGCCCTGACCGAGTCGTTTGGCTGGGGGGCGATGACCAACCACTGGATCGACTTGAAGAATGCGGATGTCATTCTGATTATGGGCAGCAATCCGGCCGAGAACCATCCCATTTCGTTTAAATGGATCATGGAGGCCAAACAGCACGGGGCCAAGGTTATTCACGTAGATCCCCGCTTCACCCGGACCTCGGCCAAGGCGAACATCTACGCTCCGATCCGCTCCGGCACGGACCTTGCCTTTCTGGGCGGGATGATCAATTATATCATCGAGAACCGGCTCTATTGTGAAAAGTCCGTCCGGCTTCATACCAACGCCTCATTTCTGGTCAACCCCCAGATCCAGTTACCCGATGATCTGGACGGGCTCTTTTCCGGATACGATCCCAAGACCCGAAGCTACGACAAATCCACCTGGACCTTTCAGCGGGATGCAAGCGGCAGGGTGAAAAGGGACCTGACCCTGCAGGACCCATACTGCGTTTTTACCCTGCTGCGAAAGCATTTTTACCGCTATACCATAGACCTGGTTTCCCGGATCACCGGCACGCCCAGGGAACTCCTCCAGAAGATATACCAGACCTTTACCGCCACCAGAGGCTCGCAGCGCTCCGGCACGATCCTCTCTGCCCTTGGCTGGGCCCAGCACACCGTGGGCACACAAAACATCAGGGCTATGGCCATCATTCAGCTTCTGCTCGGCAATATCGGCGTTGCCGGCGGGGGAATCAATACCCTGCGGGGAGAATCGAACGCCCAGGGGGCCACGGATCATTCCCTGCTGTACGAGTTGCTGCCGGGGTATCTCAAAATCCCCTCTGCCGGTCAGGCCACCCTGAAGGATTACCTGGAAGCCCATACGCCCAAAAGCTCTGATCCGCACAGCGCCAATGAATTGCGTAATTATCCTCGATACGCCGTGAGTCTGCTCAAGGCCTTCTTTGGAGATGCGGCCAGAGCGGACAATGATTTTGGCTATCACTGGCTGCCAAAGATCGAGCCGGATCAGAATTACTCCTGGCTCATGCTGTTTGACGCCATCTATGCCGGCAGGATTTCCGGCTTTCTGGCCTGGGGACAGAATCCTGCCTGCAGCGGGGCCAATGCCACCAGGGTGAGAAAATCTCTGGCCAGCCTGGACTGGCTGGTCAGTGTCAATCTCTTCGATAATGAAACAGCCTCCTTCTGGCGGGGCACCGGTATCGATCCTCTGGAAATCAATACCGAGGTATTTCTACTCCCGGCAGCCATCTCTTTCGAAAAAGAGGGAAGTATCACCAATAGCGGCCGGTGGATGCAGTGGTGCACTCAGGTAGTGAATCCTCCAGGCCAGGCCAGGGCCGATGGAGAAATCATGACCGAACTGGTCAGGCGGGTCAAAGAGATTTACCGCCGCAAGGGAGGGAGAAACGTCGAGGCCATTCTCAACCTGTCGTGGGATTTCTCATCCCGGATGCCGGATGGCACGGTCAGACTCTTTGATCCGCACCGGGTGGCCAGAGAGATCAATGGCTCGTTTCGGGAGGATGTACAAATTAACGGGCAACCCTTCAGCCAGGGAAGGCTGGTTTCCCACCAGAGCAACCTGCAGGCGGATGGCACGACATCCTGCGGCAACTGGCTGTATTGCGGAAGTTACACAGAAGAGGGAAATATGGCCAGCCGGCGGGATGCCAGTGACCCCGGCGGGCTTGGACTTTATCCCTCCTGGGCATGGTCCTGGCCGAACAATTGCCGGATTCTCCATAACCGGGCTTCGGTCAATGACCGGGGTCTTCCCCGAAAGCGAGGGAAAGTGGCCATCAGATGGGACGGCCGCACGTGGGTGGGAGATGTGCCCGACGGAAACTGGCCGCCGGTGGGGAGCACGGAGCAAGCCCCGGACTATCGCTTTGCCTTCGCTTTGCTGCCCGAGGGTTTGGCACAGATTTTCGGGCCCGGTATGGCCGATGGTCCTTTCCCCGAACACTACGAGCCCCTGGAATGCCCGATCGAAAAGAATCTGCTCTCCTCCCAGCGGCTGAATCCAACGATCAAACTGCTCAGTGAAAAAGGAATCAGGGGCGGCGAGATGCGGTTCATGACCTGTGATCCGAAGTTTCCCATAGTCTGCACCACCTACCGGATCAGTGAGCACTGGCAGACTGGAATCATGACCCGCCGGCAGCCCTGGCTCATGGAGCTGCAGCCGTGCATATTTATTGAAATGTGCCGGGAACTGGCCGAAGATAAGGGGATCAGGAACGGGGATGTATGCCTGGTCAAATCCGCCCGCGGCAACCTTGAGGCTGTAGCCCTGGTTACCGATCGGCTCCAGCCGCTCCTGGTTAACGAGCAGAAGATATATCAGGTAGGGCTTCCCTGGCATTTTGGCTGGCTGGGGCCGCAAGGGGGAGGGGACAGCGCCAATATCCTGACCCCATCGATCGGGGATGCCAATACCATGATTCCCGAAACCAAGGCCTTTTTGGTGAATATAGTGAAAAAAGAGGACTCCGGCGGGGAGGAGAAGTAA
- a CDS encoding flavodoxin family protein has protein sequence MKNILIVYYSRSGHTQALAREIAHGAEGEGIQVTVKKVEDTSNDDLRQADAIIIGSPVYFGSMASPVKELVDRSVAIRGSLKNKIGAAFVTSGHDTGGKETTIMSIIQAMLIHEMIVVGDPISAGGHYGAAALGEPDQGALSQGRALGARVAELVRCLKEAGTWK, from the coding sequence ATGAAAAATATATTAATTGTTTATTATTCCCGGAGCGGACATACCCAGGCTCTGGCCCGGGAGATTGCTCACGGGGCAGAAGGAGAGGGTATTCAGGTCACCGTAAAAAAGGTTGAAGATACGAGTAACGATGATCTTCGGCAGGCAGATGCGATCATTATCGGCTCGCCTGTTTATTTTGGCAGCATGGCCTCCCCGGTCAAGGAATTGGTTGACCGGAGCGTAGCGATCAGAGGATCATTGAAAAATAAGATCGGGGCTGCGTTCGTTACTTCCGGCCATGATACCGGCGGCAAGGAGACGACCATCATGTCGATTATTCAGGCTATGCTGATTCATGAGATGATTGTCGTGGGAGACCCCATCTCGGCTGGAGGCCATTATGGAGCTGCTGCCCTGGGAGAGCCGGATCAGGGTGCGCTCAGCCAGGGAAGGGCTCTGGGTGCCCGGGTTGCAGAGCTGGTCCGGTGCCTGAAAGAGGCGGGAACCTGGAAGTAG
- a CDS encoding phosphopentomutase: MVKNTQSPRIRFQRILVMILDGFGVGALPDAAEYGDSGSNTLLNLAAAVGGIHLPNLERMGLGHICPFAGHDPSIQPIGAYGQLVEVSRGKDSTVGHWELMGVIVNKPFPVYPQGFPDEVLDPFRQAIGTGILGNIPASGTEIIDQLGQEHVRTGFPIVYTSQDSVFQIAAHEEIIPVDRLYEICTLARAILQGPHAVARVIARPFIGNPGNWQRTRRRKDFSLEPPEPTLLDRLKEKGFAVIGIGKVVDIFANRGFTRQIPAKGNADTLDKVEQTLSELKKGFLLVNLVDFDMLYGHRNDPHGYAQALASLDHRLESILASLHADDLLLITADHGCDPVTPSTDHSREYTPILAFTPRAQKGINLGTRTSFSDVARTIAQNFCISELLRGVSFLDEIV; encoded by the coding sequence TTGGTAAAAAACACTCAATCACCAAGAATCAGATTTCAGCGCATTCTGGTCATGATCCTCGATGGCTTTGGGGTGGGAGCACTGCCGGATGCAGCCGAATACGGAGACAGCGGAAGCAACACCCTGCTGAATCTGGCCGCAGCCGTGGGCGGCATTCACCTGCCCAATCTGGAGAGAATGGGGCTTGGTCATATTTGCCCCTTTGCCGGTCACGACCCTTCCATCCAGCCCATCGGAGCCTATGGACAACTGGTCGAAGTTTCCCGGGGGAAGGACAGCACGGTCGGACATTGGGAGCTCATGGGCGTTATCGTCAATAAACCCTTTCCCGTCTATCCTCAAGGGTTCCCTGATGAAGTCCTCGATCCCTTCCGGCAGGCCATCGGTACCGGGATTCTGGGCAATATCCCTGCCTCGGGCACGGAAATTATCGATCAGCTTGGCCAGGAGCATGTCCGGACAGGGTTTCCGATCGTTTATACTTCCCAGGACAGTGTCTTTCAGATCGCTGCCCATGAGGAGATTATCCCTGTTGACCGGCTGTATGAAATCTGTACCCTGGCCAGGGCTATTCTGCAAGGGCCTCACGCCGTGGCCCGGGTTATTGCCCGTCCCTTTATCGGCAATCCCGGCAACTGGCAGCGCACCCGCCGACGAAAAGATTTCTCGCTGGAACCCCCTGAGCCGACTCTGCTGGACCGGTTGAAGGAAAAGGGGTTTGCGGTCATCGGGATCGGCAAGGTGGTGGATATTTTTGCCAATCGGGGATTTACCCGGCAGATCCCTGCCAAGGGCAATGCCGATACTCTGGACAAGGTCGAACAAACCCTGTCCGAACTGAAAAAGGGCTTTCTTCTGGTCAACCTGGTTGATTTTGACATGCTCTACGGCCACAGGAACGATCCGCACGGGTATGCACAGGCCCTGGCATCCCTTGATCACCGGCTGGAGAGCATTCTGGCCTCCCTGCATGCCGATGACCTGCTGCTGATCACCGCAGACCACGGATGCGATCCGGTCACGCCATCTACCGACCACTCGCGGGAGTATACGCCGATCCTGGCTTTTACTCCCCGTGCACAAAAAGGCATCAACCTGGGGACCAGAACATCTTTTTCCGATGTCGCCCGGACTATAGCCCAAAATTTTTGTATTTCCGAATTACTGAGGGGTGTATCTTTTTTGGATGAAATTGTCTAA
- a CDS encoding ROK family protein gives MFIGVDLGGTNMRAGAVSSSGQVFHRLSLPTRVNLGLEEVIGRIAGSILNVIEQAEKEGHRIEGVGIGSPGIIDIRTGTVVTSPNFPEWKQVPLKLIMENKLPYPVFLDNDANAFAYGEKWVGVGKNVQSMVCMTLGTGVGGAIILDGRLWHGFDGMAGEVGHMTVEPNGLKCNCGNYGCLESYASASAVVRRIKLAIQSGMPTTVMDQVGGDQEKITSTLVYQSALEGDSLARQIMKETSMYLGIGIANLINLLNPEMIIIGGGLANAWDMLYPLTLAEVRCRAFASLAQTAQIRKASLGDDAGIIGAAGIACFGLKDAACVG, from the coding sequence TTGTTCATCGGAGTCGATCTCGGCGGAACAAATATGAGAGCAGGAGCAGTAAGCTCCAGCGGCCAGGTTTTTCACCGCCTTTCACTTCCAACCAGAGTGAATCTCGGACTGGAAGAAGTGATTGGAAGAATTGCAGGCTCGATTCTGAACGTCATCGAACAGGCCGAGAAGGAAGGGCACCGGATTGAAGGAGTAGGGATCGGCTCTCCCGGCATTATCGATATCAGGACAGGCACGGTGGTAACTTCCCCGAACTTTCCGGAATGGAAGCAGGTACCGTTGAAACTGATCATGGAGAATAAGCTCCCCTACCCTGTTTTTCTCGATAACGATGCCAATGCCTTCGCCTATGGAGAAAAATGGGTGGGAGTAGGGAAAAATGTCCAGAGCATGGTCTGCATGACCCTGGGCACGGGAGTCGGCGGAGCCATCATTCTTGACGGCCGCCTCTGGCACGGATTCGACGGTATGGCCGGTGAAGTCGGCCACATGACTGTGGAGCCCAACGGATTGAAGTGCAACTGCGGCAATTATGGCTGCCTGGAATCCTATGCCTCCGCCTCTGCTGTGGTTCGCAGAATCAAACTGGCCATTCAATCAGGAATGCCGACTACGGTCATGGATCAGGTCGGCGGGGATCAGGAAAAAATAACTTCCACTCTTGTCTATCAGTCAGCTCTGGAGGGAGACTCTCTGGCCAGGCAAATCATGAAAGAAACCAGTATGTATCTGGGTATCGGTATTGCCAACCTGATCAATCTCCTGAACCCGGAAATGATTATCATCGGAGGAGGGCTGGCCAATGCCTGGGATATGCTCTATCCCCTGACCCTGGCTGAGGTCCGCTGCCGCGCTTTCGCGAGCCTGGCCCAGACCGCTCAAATCCGCAAAGCGTCCCTGGGAGATGATGCCGGAATCATCGGTGCCGCCGGGATAGCCTGCTTTGGCCTGAAGGATGCGGCCTGTGTAGGGTAG
- the rsmI gene encoding 16S rRNA (cytidine(1402)-2'-O)-methyltransferase, which produces MQEEKKGILYIVSTPIGNLEDITLRALRILKEVDLVAAEDTRRSRKLLSHYDIHTPLISFHEYSKRQRTRKLVDCLREGKSIALISDAGTPCISDPGVRIVREAVAEGVPVEPVPGASVLAAVLSICGLPVDRFVFEGFLDGRTKRRQEELSRLKEEERSLVFFESPHRLIACLEDMHAILGNRQVCIARELTKKFEEVIRGDIFAVLESLRSRPAIKGEITFIVEGAHREKKRPEKKKYS; this is translated from the coding sequence ATGCAGGAAGAGAAAAAAGGTATCCTTTACATTGTCAGTACCCCCATTGGCAACCTGGAGGATATTACCTTGCGGGCTCTGCGGATATTGAAGGAGGTGGACCTTGTCGCAGCCGAGGATACCAGAAGGAGCAGAAAGCTCCTGTCGCACTACGATATCCATACTCCCCTGATCAGCTTTCACGAGTACAGCAAGCGGCAGCGGACCCGGAAGCTGGTTGACTGCCTCCGGGAAGGGAAGAGCATTGCCCTGATCTCGGATGCAGGCACTCCCTGTATTTCCGATCCCGGGGTCCGGATCGTGCGGGAGGCTGTGGCCGAGGGGGTGCCGGTTGAGCCGGTTCCGGGTGCCTCGGTGCTGGCTGCGGTCCTCAGCATCTGCGGCCTGCCGGTGGATCGGTTTGTATTCGAAGGTTTTCTGGATGGCCGCACAAAACGCCGTCAGGAAGAGCTTTCCCGCCTGAAGGAGGAGGAGCGAAGCCTTGTCTTTTTTGAATCACCGCACCGGCTCATTGCCTGCCTGGAAGATATGCACGCCATTCTGGGCAACCGGCAGGTGTGTATAGCCCGCGAATTGACCAAAAAATTCGAGGAAGTCATACGCGGAGATATCTTCGCTGTTCTGGAATCCCTCAGAAGCCGCCCTGCCATCAAGGGAGAGATAACTTTTATCGTTGAGGGAGCGCATCGGGAAAAGAAGCGCCCGGAGAAGAAAAAATACAGCTAA
- a CDS encoding sulfatase-like hydrolase/transferase has protein sequence MIDKSRSLAVLLLAAFLVPLSLPGCSSWHPLPFHAQDGHNRSAASLFSGQPPHNLVLITIDTLRADHLGCYGYRKSRTPAIDALARQGILFRQAFSPVPLTLPSHASILTGLYPPVHGIRDNGYFILDDGYQTLAEILKEKGYATAAIVASFVLNSRFGLDQGFDFYEDDIAPDPNRNDSFRYERRGDEVLKLARDWLAQHKDRKFFLWLHLYDPHDPYDPPEPHKSIYASEPYDGEIAYTDACLGQLLDTLDKLKLRDNTLLILTADHGEGCGEHGEKTHGVFIYDSTLHVPLIISSPRFKRFEDGIMLKIAGQPPLYPNSPDFLVRTIDILPTTLALLGLAEPGKSYGQGINLVPWLADRRKPSPDLRLYAESLYTKLNFDWSSLKGVRTRDWKYIQAPTPELYQTVSDPAETENLLLREPERAQGWEKELQEMEKGFAAAGSAKGAARPKVVNDQEIRKRLQSLGYLSAPRQEKASRSGSDRPAIDPKDMAQVLESLDQGQTLYAAGKLEAAARQFEKILTVDPGNIFIHYLLGDVYSRQGDYRTALDHYLAVLKEQDDYLETHNKIGSVYDHLNDHEQAARHFQKAASLHPDQPRAYNNLGIISIKTNRLAEAEKAFLHALALSREQDDAQETAVSLRCLGDTRLRMNDLEKARQYYQQALSINPSLVEVYLELARYYTSQGQYALAIPQWEQAVALLPRDAQAVFALGQCCLMAGDRQKAGQLFRQCLQIQPDHAQARSLLERLDGEGGSGQ, from the coding sequence ATGATAGATAAATCCCGGTCCCTTGCTGTGCTGCTCCTGGCAGCGTTTCTCGTACCTTTGAGCCTCCCCGGATGCTCCTCCTGGCATCCCCTCCCCTTTCATGCTCAGGACGGCCATAACCGCTCTGCCGCGAGTCTGTTCTCCGGTCAGCCTCCGCATAACCTGGTTTTGATCACCATCGATACCCTGCGGGCCGATCACCTGGGATGCTACGGATACCGGAAGTCCCGGACTCCGGCCATCGATGCTCTGGCCAGGCAGGGCATTCTGTTCCGGCAGGCATTCAGCCCGGTCCCCCTCACCCTGCCTTCCCACGCATCCATCCTGACCGGCCTGTATCCGCCGGTGCACGGCATTCGGGACAACGGGTATTTTATTCTCGATGACGGCTATCAGACGCTGGCTGAAATCCTGAAGGAGAAGGGCTATGCCACGGCGGCCATTGTGGCCTCCTTTGTGTTGAATTCCCGCTTCGGGCTGGACCAGGGGTTTGATTTCTATGAAGATGACATTGCTCCTGACCCAAACCGCAATGACTCTTTCCGCTATGAGCGCCGGGGTGATGAAGTGCTGAAGCTGGCCAGGGACTGGCTGGCGCAGCATAAGGATAGGAAATTCTTCCTGTGGCTGCACCTGTACGATCCCCACGATCCCTACGACCCTCCTGAACCTCACAAAAGCATCTACGCCAGCGAGCCCTATGACGGAGAAATTGCCTATACGGACGCCTGCCTTGGGCAACTCCTTGATACCCTGGATAAACTGAAGCTGCGGGACAATACCCTGCTGATCCTGACCGCTGATCATGGAGAAGGTTGTGGCGAGCATGGGGAGAAAACCCACGGGGTGTTTATCTATGACAGCACCCTGCATGTTCCCCTCATTATCAGCAGTCCGCGCTTCAAGAGGTTCGAGGATGGAATAATGCTCAAAATCGCCGGGCAGCCTCCCCTCTACCCGAATTCCCCGGATTTTCTGGTGCGAACGATCGATATCCTGCCAACCACACTCGCTCTTCTGGGGCTGGCAGAGCCGGGAAAAAGTTACGGGCAGGGCATAAACCTGGTGCCCTGGCTGGCGGACAGGAGGAAACCCTCACCGGATCTCAGGCTTTACGCCGAGTCCCTGTACACCAAATTGAATTTTGACTGGTCAAGCCTGAAAGGAGTGCGGACCAGGGACTGGAAATATATCCAGGCTCCCACTCCGGAACTGTATCAGACCGTGTCCGATCCTGCGGAAACGGAAAACCTTCTCCTCAGGGAGCCGGAGCGGGCGCAGGGATGGGAAAAGGAGCTTCAGGAGATGGAGAAAGGCTTTGCCGCCGCAGGCTCGGCCAAAGGTGCAGCCAGACCGAAGGTCGTAAACGATCAGGAGATCCGCAAGCGACTTCAGAGCCTTGGCTATCTGTCCGCTCCCCGGCAGGAGAAGGCATCCCGGTCCGGGTCTGACCGGCCAGCGATCGATCCCAAGGACATGGCCCAGGTTCTTGAATCCCTGGATCAGGGACAGACCCTCTACGCTGCGGGAAAACTGGAAGCAGCAGCCCGGCAGTTTGAAAAAATTCTTACCGTGGATCCGGGAAATATCTTCATCCATTACCTGCTCGGCGATGTTTACAGCCGGCAGGGAGATTACCGCACGGCGCTTGATCACTACCTTGCCGTGCTCAAGGAGCAGGACGATTATCTGGAAACGCACAACAAGATCGGCTCGGTCTACGATCATCTCAATGACCATGAGCAGGCTGCCCGGCACTTTCAAAAAGCAGCCTCCCTGCACCCTGATCAGCCGAGAGCTTATAATAACCTGGGTATCATCTCCATCAAAACCAACCGGCTGGCTGAAGCGGAAAAAGCTTTTCTCCATGCCCTGGCCTTGAGCCGGGAACAGGATGACGCTCAGGAAACCGCCGTCAGTCTGCGATGCCTCGGAGATACCCGCCTGCGGATGAACGATCTGGAAAAAGCCCGGCAATACTATCAGCAGGCACTCAGTATCAACCCCTCTCTGGTTGAGGTCTATCTCGAACTGGCCAGGTACTATACCAGTCAGGGGCAATACGCTCTGGCCATCCCGCAGTGGGAGCAGGCGGTCGCGCTCCTGCCCCGGGATGCCCAGGCTGTTTTTGCCCTGGGGCAGTGCTGCCTGATGGCCGGCGACCGGCAGAAGGCCGGACAGCTTTTCCGGCAGTGCCTCCAGATTCAACCTGACCACGCTCAGGCGCGCAGTCTTCTGGAAAGGCTGGATGGAGAGGGTGGGAGTGGTCAGTGA
- a CDS encoding DUF47 family protein, with the protein MRIFFSKKHHLLEMINAYLQRASECMDAFLSGFLAYLKHEECEGLQQFVEQINRTEAEADDLRREIELTLYEKALIPESRGDILGVMESVDKIPNKAQSVILQIDTECLHIPEMFKNDFRQLAEVNFLTFKDVARAVQALFDNAREVRKITAEIGVKERASDAIERGLIRKIFLSSTPVGEKILLKELIIETGNISDRAEDAGDRLNIIAAKRLI; encoded by the coding sequence ATGCGCATATTTTTTTCCAAAAAGCATCACCTCCTGGAAATGATCAATGCATACCTCCAAAGGGCATCGGAGTGTATGGATGCTTTCCTGAGCGGGTTTTTGGCTTATTTGAAACATGAAGAATGTGAGGGATTGCAGCAATTTGTCGAGCAGATCAACCGGACCGAAGCCGAGGCCGACGACCTTCGCCGGGAAATTGAGCTCACCCTTTACGAAAAGGCACTGATACCGGAATCCCGCGGCGATATCCTGGGTGTCATGGAGTCCGTGGACAAGATTCCCAATAAGGCACAGTCAGTGATTCTGCAAATCGATACGGAATGCCTGCACATTCCTGAAATGTTCAAGAATGATTTTCGCCAGCTTGCCGAGGTCAATTTCCTGACTTTCAAAGATGTCGCCCGCGCGGTTCAGGCCCTGTTTGATAATGCCAGAGAGGTGAGAAAAATCACGGCAGAGATCGGTGTTAAGGAAAGGGCCTCTGATGCCATAGAACGTGGACTGATCCGCAAAATTTTCCTGAGCTCGACTCCGGTGGGGGAGAAAATTCTCCTCAAGGAACTGATTATCGAGACGGGAAATATTTCGGACCGGGCTGAAGATGCAGGAGACCGCTTGAATATCATAGCTGCCAAGAGGCTCATATGA